A DNA window from Salarias fasciatus chromosome 23 unlocalized genomic scaffold, fSalaFa1.1 super_scaffold_20, whole genome shotgun sequence contains the following coding sequences:
- the LOC115384206 gene encoding retinol dehydrogenase 7-like — MFVYLLGLVALYYLYRWIRELPRVSDKGQKYVYVTGCDTGFGNLLARHLDKEGFRVIAGCYSEKGEEDLRKSCSGNLTTAHLDVSSEDSVDRVAAMIKDKVGARGLWAVVNNAGVSVPSGPCDWMTIKDYKGMLDVNLTGVIAVTLSVLPLIKKAKGRVVNVASVFGRISPTGGPYTVSKYGVEGFNDSLRLNMAPFGVKVLCIEPGFFKTNVTNADILSRNVQMLWDRLPQQVRDEYGPQYLPKALEVISGTVAKISDGDLMKVVLCMEHAVAAVRPRTRYSPGWDAKFFWLPLSYMPSCIADYILLKEAIPIRDTNQ, encoded by the exons ATGTTTGTGTACCTGCTGGGCCTGGTGGCCCTGTACTACCTGTACCGCTGGATCCGGGAGCTTCCCAGGGTCTCCGACAAGGGCCAGAAGTACGTCTACGTCACGGGCTGCGACACCGGCTTCGGCAACCTGCTGGCCCGCCACCTGGACAAGGAGGGCTTCAGGGTGATCGCCGGCTGCTACAGCGAGAAGGgcgaggaggacctgaggaagTCCTGCTCCGGGAACCTGACCACGGCTCACCTGGACGTCTCGTCCGAGGACAGCGTGGACCGAGTGGCCGCCATGATCAAGGACAAAGTGGGAGCGCGAG gtctctgggccGTTGTGAACAACGCCGGCGTGTCCGTTCCCTCCGGCCCGTGCGACTGGATGACCATCAAGGACTACAAGGGCATGCTGGACGTGAACCTGACCGGCGTGATCGCCGTCACGCTCAGCGTCCTGCCGCTCATCAAGAAGGCCAAGGGGAGGGTGGTGAACGTGGCCAGCGTGTTCGGGAGGATCAGCCCCACCGGGGGTCCCTACACCGTCTCCAAGTACGGCGTGGAGGGCTTCAACGACAGCTTGAG GTTGAACATGGCGCCCTTCGGCGTGAAGGTGCTCTGCATCGAGCCGGGCTTCTTCAAAACCAACGTGACCAACGCCGACATCCTGAGCAGGAATGTCCAGATGCTGTGGGACAGACTGCCGCAGCAGGTCAGAGACGAGTACGGACCCCAGTATCTGCCCAAAG CTCTGGAAGTGATCTCGGGCACGGTGGCCAAGATATCGGACGGGGACCTGATGAAGGTGGTGCTGTGCATGGAGCACGCCGTGGCCGCCGTCCGGCCGCGCACGCGCTACTCCCCGGGCTGGGACGCCAAGTTCTTCTGGCTGCCGCTGTCCTACATGCCGTCCTGCATCGCCGACTACATCCTTCTGAAGGAGGCCATCCCGATCCGGGACACGAATCAGTGA